ccattgatctatatgtctgttcttgtgctagtaccaggcagttttgagaacagtggctttgtaatacagcttgatatctggtattgagatctctcccacttcgttcttctttctcaggatcgctgcagctattcggggtcttttttttattccagatgaatttttggaaagtttggcatatttcacagacctagaacaaactttcacACTCATTCTTAAAGGATATTTTCAGTGAAGATAGAATTTCAGGttgacacttttttttctttcagcaaatTTAAAATGTGTCACTTCCTTCTGACCTCCATGGATTCTCATGAAAAATTTATGGTCATTGAACTCATTATTCCCCCATATTTaatatgtgatttttctttcattaatctCAAGAATTTCTATTTTACTTTAGTTTTCAGAAATTTGACTATGATGTATCTAGGTATAGGTTTCTTTGGGCTTATCCTGTTTTGGGTTTGCTCAGCTCCTTGGATCTATAGTTTTGTGCTTTTCACCAAATTTGAGGAGTTTTGAGCCAttacttcttaaaatattttttggcctggtattctttttcctcttctctagGAATCCAGTATGTTATCTCTTTTATTGTTGTCCTACAGGTCCCTAAAGCTCTGTTCATTTATTATCTCTGTTGGTCAGAttcaaataaatttctattgacCTAACATATGTATGCCGACTCTTTCCTCTGTCATCTTTTTTCTTCTGTCAGGTCCATCCAGTAAGATTTTTTAAGTTCAGTTATTTTTTCActtctaaaattttcatttgattatcctttatatcttctatttctttgctgatattttctattttgagttttatttcaaGATGGTTTACAAATTGCTCATAAGAgctgttttaatctttattaaatAATTCCAACATCTGTGCCATTTTGCTCTCTGCGTCTGTTGCTGCTTTTCCTATACAAATTGAGATTGTATGCTTCTTTGTGTTGCCAAGTAATTTTGAACAGTATCCTGACCATTTTTACTATTATGTTACGAGACCCTGAGTCTTGTTTAAATCCTATGAAGAATGTTTATATATTAGTTTTAGTAAGTAATCTGTATGTTTAGGCTCAGACCTCAGACCACAAGTTCCAACCTGCTTTCTCTTAGGTGCCATTAGATTTTGTCCCACATGCATGCCACTTGGTAGTCAGTCTGAGACTTAGAATGAATTCTATCCACAGCACCGCTGTCTGTTTGATATGCTAATTGGAATCATATCCATGCATGTACAAGTAGAATGAGTCCAGATCACAGATCATTTTATGGGGTTGCATTCCTGTGCAACACCCTCTTCACTCTCTGGGTACGTTCAGCTTGCTAGAACTCTCCTTTCATTCCTCCAGCCTGAAACCACCCATATCTATGATTGTGCTCCCTCCAAGGTCAAATGGCAGGAGGACAGAGAGAGCGAACATAAAAGCAACCGTGTTCGGCTCTGCCCTTTGGAGCTGTGACTTCACCAAATGGACCAGAATGTTCCTTCCCCTCAGAGATTTGATTCCTGTAGTTTTCTGTTGCTGGACACACTCTACTGTTGCTACCCTTGCTGCAGAATTGCCTGGGGACCGATGCGTGAGAGAATGGAGAAAAGGGAGTGGAAattgccagaaggagaggaggaggaggagctagAAGAAGGgaaagtggggataaatggtgatggaaggagacttgacttggggtggtgaacacacagtacaatatacacaTGATGTGTTGCAGAATTGTATACATGAAACCTGTATGATtgtattagccaatgtcaccccaataaatccaattGGAAAAATAACCAGGGTATTTCTTCTACTCCTCTGAACCTCAGGAGTTTTCTTTTCTGCTCCTGGAGCCACAACTTGAGGGTTTCTCTTGGATCTCTGTCTGCACCGCAGTACTCACTTCAAGTTCAGGCTGTGCTAAGTTCAGTTGCAGGATGCTGGGGCATCCTGGAGGATAAAATGGAAAACTCAACACCAACTAAGTGGTACTTCAAAATGGTGTTCTTCTCTGAACTTCCTGACATTTACTTTCTGAGTTCCCAAACAGCTATGCCTTGCATTTTGACCAAGTTGTATAGCTGTGCTCAGTGGGAGAAAATGATATTGGTGCACATGGACTCCTTGTTATCTGGAACTAGAACCtgtgtagttttgatttgcattacaAGCAAGgtagttgtcatttttattttcatatatttctattgatttcagagaggaagggagagggagacagagaaacatcaatgatgagaatcgcagttcagctgctttctgcacactccctactgggcattgagcctgcagcatgggcatgtgccctgaccgtgaccttctggttcataggtcaacgctcaaccactgagccacgccagctgggcagtagttgtcattttttaaaaatataggaccCAGATTGGGATTGTATAAATTCCTTGATTTAATTGTGAGAAGGAACCCTGGTAAGAAAGATAGTGCCACCATGGGCAAGATGCTGTGGGGCTGAGCTAAGTGGTCTTTGGTTTTTGTAGGCACCATGGCTGAAGAAACAGCCCCAGGAGTTCTGGAGCGGCACCAAGGGTCCCTGTACTGCCTCTTTCCTGACCACCATGTGGAAAAGTACTTTGACCAGGTGGACATCTCCAATGGCTTGGATTGGTCCCTGGACCACAAAATCTTCTATTACATAGACAGCCTGTCCTACTCCGTGGATGCTTTTGACTATGACTTGCACACAGGAAAGATCTGTACgtactttttcattatttttcttaatactgctcatattttttcttatgtatATCATTAGTAAGCTGCCTGTCCCTCCACCCATGTGTAAAGATCCTTACTTCGTCAAATAGAGAGCTGTCCAATGATATTATCCTAGTATGGTAATGATTACACACACTTGACTATAATGCAGTTGATCATGGCTCTTAACACAACTAAATGTGGCCACAGGTGGCATAATATGGATAGATCTTTAATcctctttcttttcaaaaaaaatatattttattgattttttacagagaggaagagagatggatagagttagaaatattgatgagagagaaacattgatcagctgcctcctgcacatctcctactggggatgtgcccgcagccaaggtacatgcccttgaccggaatcgaatctgggacctttcagtccgcaggccgatgctctatccactgagccaaaccagttagggcgaaagAAACTCttgtaatatttcattttgatAAGGTGATTATGAAGCATTAGGCAGAAACAGAACTCATACATTGTACTAGTTTTTGTGAATGAATTGGTCACATGGCACCATTGAGTTGTCTTCTAGATCTTGAGGTTAATCAAAAGTAGGCATTTTTGTAAGTAAAACTACAAAGGTCTAACCACAGGCTGaagtacagggtgtcccaaaaaaatgtatacacatttaaaCAGCTAGCTAATCGCTCAATTTTGTAAAtgaattgtattttaataaacactgcctttataattattcagagtgcctgtatacattttttgggacaccctatatatctgAGGTGGTCATGAGGGAATTCAGTTCAGCCTCAAAAAGAtatattggtattttattttattttatatttttttattgatttcagagaggaagggagagggagagagagatagaaacatcaatgatgagagagaatcattgactggctgcctcctgcaagccccctactggggatcaagccagcaacccgggcatgtgcccttgactggaatcaaacctaggacccttcagtccacaggccgatgctctatccattgagcaaaactggccagggcctattggTATTTTATTAAGAATTCTACTTcctgcctggctgatgtggctcagtggttgagcattgacccatgaaccaggaggtcacggtttgattcctggtcaagggcaaatgcctgggttgagggctcgatccacagtagggggcgtgcaggaggcagctgatcaatgattctctctcatcatggatgtttctatctctctccctctcccttcctctctgaaatcaattttttaaaaagaattctgctCCTCTGAAAGCTTCGACAGACATGTGTGTACCCAACCTAAAGGATGAATCCACCCCAAATCATGTGGTGAAAATCCTTTGTTGAGGGGTACCCATCAGATTTGTGGTCATTGTTTAGAGTTAGGAATCCTTTTGAACCATCCCGCCTGTGGTTCCCATACACCAGAACCCAGATAAGCAGAAGTGGTCAGTATTTATAATCATTTGATTGCTCATTGTTTGGTGCTTAGTATTGAGTAGCTtgttgtttgggggggggggtgctttttTTCAAACCGTAGCCAACCGCAGAAGTGTTTACAAGCTGGAGAAAGACGAACAAATCCCAGATGGAATGTGTGTCGATGCCGAGGGGAAGCTCTGGGTGGCCTGTTACAATGGAGGAAGAGTGATTCGTTTAGATCCTGAGACAGGTAGGCTCACAACACAATGGAAAATCCCTGTCATGTCTAGAAACACCAGACACTAGGGACTGGAGAAAATTCATTATTAATAAAGTTAGACAGCAATATACAGGGTATCCCTCCAAATGAATACATACtataacagctgatagctcagttttttaaaatatatttttattaatttcagaaagggagggagagaaaaatagaaacatcagtgatgaaagagaatcattggttggttgcctcctgcatgccccctactggggattgagcctgcaacccgggcatgtgcccttgaccggaatcgaacctgggacccttcagtccgcaggccaacgctctatccactgagaaaaaccagctagggcctgatagctcaattttgaaaataaaatacattttaataaacactgcctttataattattcaaagtgtgtgtatacattttgggggggcacCCTATATTCAAAGGTGTCAATTGGATGATTTTAGAAATCAAGGCCAAATAGATAGCCTCCAATTTATAGTCAAAACTTCTTTTCCTTTGCAGATAAGTCTTTTTGTTCAAAACAAATAAATTGTCAGGGAAGGTAGGTGCTATACGTGGTTGAAATGTGACCTCCACCATCTTCTTTAAACTTTTTGATTATTCTGGAAAGGGTCCTGAAAGCTTTTGCAGGTTGGGAATTTGCTAGAAATAGACTTTAAATAAAGTATTTggtgctctagggcagtggtcagcaaaccgcggctcacgagccacatgcggcccgttggccccttgagtgtggctcttccacaaaataccacatgcgggcgcacacgtacagtgcgattgaaacttcgtggcccatgcgcagaagtcggttttcggcctgggcgagtctattttgaagaagtggcgttagaagaagtagGGGGGTGTTGGTTGGTTGGGCGACCGGAGACGCTGCGCGGGAGGACCCGGGGTACGCAGCGCGCGATTCATGTGCAGgagttgaggatgggagaggtggaaggggttgacctcagaatcagactgaggacgtttttagcaaaggccagcttaggagcaccctaatgaagttactaacaatgtacctgcctatatagtttaagtttaaaaaatgtggctctcaaaagaaatttcaatcgttgtactgttgatatttggctctgttgactaatgagtttgccgaccactgctctagggaaaaGACTACAAACTGTGAAGTTGCCTGTGGATAATACCACCTCCTGTTGCTTTGGAGGGAAGGATTACTCTGAAATGTACGTGACCTGTGCCCGGGATGGAATAGGCCCTGAGGATCTTTTGCGGCAACCTAAAGCGGGTGGAATTTTCAAGGTGATCTGGCTATTTCTTTTCATTGAGGATGAGGTGGGAGATCCTCAGTTAAGTATAATCAAGTGATCGGTGCTTTTTCATACTTCCAAGACATTATTCCAGTTAGCATTTTAAGCTCAGCATGCTACACTTAAAAACGTTTTACTTAGATTCTCTAGACTGAAAGTTATCTGAAGTCCGGGACATTTTTAGATGCCTTTTAcagttcttaaaaataatttttacttcagTAGTGTTGGCTGAAATTCTATAAATCAGTAGAATGGGCTTGGAAAACCAGTATTTGAAACATGTTTATAAGATCAGTTGATTGGCccggccagcgtgactcagtggttgagcgtcaacctatgaaccaggaggtcacggttggattcccagtttgattcagggtttgattcccagtcagggcacatgccctcagGGCACAAACCCAGCTCATGGGCTCAAAccccggtgggggtggggcgtgcaggaggcaaccaatcaatgattctcttgcatcattgatgtttctatctctccctctcccttcctctctgaaatcaataaaaatatataatgaataaataaataagattagtTGATTGTTTTGATGTCACAAGAATATTttcaggtttttaattttttacaacaAAACAAATACTGATAAAAAGTATAGACTTTTTGAGctgaaaagaaatttagaaatcaTTTGGTTCAAATCCCTTTAATAGTTgtgaaattatagaaataaattcaGCTTTAAATCCCAGTTAGTTGTAAATGGTTGCTGTTTAGATTATTATCTGTGTGAAAAATTGGGTTAGATCATAAATACCTAATCAAGTAATTCCTTTTTATGATAgggaataaaataagaataataggTGGTTAAATATATAATGTGAATCATAAAAGTGCTTTTGAAAAATGCCTGTGGATTACTTTTTATCacagtttctctcttttctttttttaacagatAACTGGCCTGGGGGTCAAAGGAATTCCTCCCTATCCTTTTGTAGGCTAAGTGACAGGCCTTCTTTCCTACTGGGGGAAACTTTGCAGACAGCTAGAAAATGCTGGAGCTGAAATTTCTATCTAGTTACCAAAAACTGAAGCAATGATGTTATAAgagaattacatttttatttactattttttaaatgtagagaTTGTTAACAAGGAGTGGCAGGTGGGTTTGATAACATACTATAAGGCCTTCTGCAAAGGTACTACAAAAATGTCAAGAATTGTTCAACTGTCAACCAGCCTCTTGATTCTTTACAAATTGCTGGTGGACAGGGGCAGAGGGAAGAAACTGTACCTGTTCTTTATTCTGCAGTTCATACTTACTATGCCTAAAGCTTCGAACTAATAAATAGCAATCTGCTAAAGATCTACCAcaattatgtttctttttattttcatcataatCTTATAAAATGTGCTGCAATGGTAACCTACCTTCATTTTACTCTtcctatatattattttaaaaattaaataatgctaGAGGATGTGAATTAAATACTTTGGCAACATCCATGGTCCCAACTGCCACCTCATagatataaaagtaatatattactttggaaagaatatttttaaaatagctttattgagttataattgaccTATACATACTTAAAGTACACAATTTGATAAGTTCATTCCCACAAGCAAGATAATGAATCTATCCACTACCCCCTTTCCTTTGGTTCCTCTGTATGCCTGCTCCCATCCCAAAGAAATCATTGATCTGATCTATGTCACTATACATTAgccttaaaatttatttcttttttaaaaaatatattttattgattctttacatagaggaagggagaaggatagagagttagaaacatcgatgagagagaaacatcgaacagctgcctcctgcacaccccctattggggatgtgcctgcaaccaaggtacataaccttgaccggaatcaaacctgggatccttcagtctgcaggccagtgctctatccactgagccaaaccggttagggcttatttgttctttttaaaaaatgttttagatattttagttcttttagcattccatataaattttagaatcagcttgacTACACAAAATATTCTGCTGCAATTTTAATTGAAATTGTTTTAAATCTGTAGAATAATTTGGAGAGAATTGGCATCTTTACTATTTTGACACAACATGTCTTTCCAATGATttagttttctttgatttttttttagctatAGTTGACATACATTCTTCGATTTCTTTCATCAGCATTTTGTAAGTTTCAACATGCAGATCTTAGacatgttttgttagatttatatccaaatatttcattatttggaACTATTGTAgatatgattatttaaaaattgtttccaaTTGTTCATTGCTCATTTATGAATGTATGATTGGTGTTTGTAAATTGACCTAGTATCTGACTTTGCTAAACTCATTAGTTCTAAGAGTATTTCTGTAGCTTCTCTGGAATTCTTTGGCTCTATAAATTTGTCTTATGTGAATAAAGACAGCtatatttcttcctttaaaacttgtatatttttatttctttttcttgccttattgtgCTAAGACTgttagtactatgttgaatatgaATAGTAAAAGTAgatatccttgccttgttcctaaTCTTAGGAGAAAAGCATGCAGTCTTTCTtcattaaatatgatgttagctggccgaagccggtttggatcagtggatggagcgtcggcctgcggactgaggggtcccgggttcgattctggtcaagggcatgtacctgggttgcgggcacatccccagtgggggatgtgcaggaggcgactgatcgatggttctctttcatcgatgtttctgactctctgtctctctcctttcctctctgtaaaaaatcaataaaatatattaaaaaaaaaaaacaaaaaaaacaaaacaaaaaaaaaatatgatgttagctgtaagTCTGTTTGTAGATGCCCTTTCTAAGGTTGGGAAAGTTCTCCTCTAGTCTAATTTGctgagttttttttaattattattttggatgtcttttaaatgcttttttctttatttattgatatGGTTTTGTGGTTTTTCTTCTTTAGGTGTTATTATGATAGATttttgcattcctggaataaaccccCCTTGGTGATGGTATATTactctttttatatatttctggaTTCAGACTTCTAACatttttgttgagggtttttgcatctatgtttatcagagatattggtgtctagttttgtttatttctattatCTTTGGTGTTGACATCAGTATAATATGAGTTAGGaagtttttcctcctcttctattCTCTGGAAAAGataatgtatatttattgttatttattctttaaatatttggcaaaattcaccagtgaaaccattTGGACCTagatatttctttttcagaaagtTTTAAAACTTTCCTTAGTAATTATGGGGCTACTCAGGTTATATTtttactctaaagcagtggttctcaaccttcctgatgccgcgatcctttaatacaggtccttatgttgtggtgacccccaatttcattgttacaaattgaacataattaaagcatagtgattaatcacaaaacaatacgtaattatatatgtgttttccgatggtcttaggcgacccctgtgaaagggtcgttcgacccccaaaggggtcttgacccacaggttgagaaccgctgctctaaagtctAGTTTGTCCAGTTTTCTTTTAGTTCATGTTTGTATggtatatcttttttcatccccTTACTTTTAaagtacctatctatatataaaagcctaagccggTGGTTGGAaaactgcagctggcgagccacatgcggctctttggccccttgagtgtggctcttccacaaaataccacgtgcgggcgcgcacgtacagtgtgattgaaacttcgtggcccatgcacagaagtcggtattttgtggaagagccacactcaaggggccaaagagccgcatgtggctcgtgagccgcagtttgccgaccactggcctaagcaaccgttcaaccattcaaccgtttgactggtagctatgacatgc
The sequence above is a segment of the Myotis daubentonii chromosome X, mMyoDau2.1, whole genome shotgun sequence genome. Coding sequences within it:
- the RGN gene encoding regucalcin isoform X3 produces the protein MTMCSIKIECVLPENCRCGESPVWEEATNSLLFVDIPSKKVCRWDSLSKQVHRVTVDAPVSSVALRQLGGYVATIGTKFCALDWEDQSAIVLATIDQDKKNNRFNDGKVDPAGRYFAGTMAEETAPGVLERHQGSLYCLFPDHHVEKYFDQVDISNGLDWSLDHKIFYYIDSLSYSVDAFDYDLHTGKISNRRSVYKLEKDEQIPDGMCVDAEGKLWVACYNGGRVIRLDPETGKRLQTVKLPVDNTTSCCFGGKDYSEMYVTCARDGIGPEDLLRQPKAGGIFKVIWLFLFIEDEITGLGVKGIPPYPFVG
- the RGN gene encoding regucalcin isoform X1, with protein sequence MLHVVSVAFSRSPMTMCSIKIECVLPENCRCGESPVWEEATNSLLFVDIPSKKVCRWDSLSKQVHRVTVDAPVSSVALRQLGGYVATIGTKFCALDWEDQSAIVLATIDQDKKNNRFNDGKVDPAGRYFAGTMAEETAPGVLERHQGSLYCLFPDHHVEKYFDQVDISNGLDWSLDHKIFYYIDSLSYSVDAFDYDLHTGKISNRRSVYKLEKDEQIPDGMCVDAEGKLWVACYNGGRVIRLDPETGKRLQTVKLPVDNTTSCCFGGKDYSEMYVTCARDGIGPEDLLRQPKAGGIFKVIWLFLFIEDEITGLGVKGIPPYPFVG
- the RGN gene encoding regucalcin isoform X2, with translation MLHVVSVAFSRSPMTMCSIKIECVLPENCRCGESPVWEEATNSLLFVDIPSKKVCRWDSLSKQVHRVTVDAPVSSVALRQLGGYVATIGTKFCALDWEDQSAIVLATIDQDKKNNRFNDGKVDPAGRYFAGTMAEETAPGVLERHQGSLYCLFPDHHVEKYFDQVDISNGLDWSLDHKIFYYIDSLSYSVDAFDYDLHTGKISNRRSVYKLEKDEQIPDGMCVDAEGKLWVACYNGGRVIRLDPETGKRLQTVKLPVDNTTSCCFGGKDYSEMYVTCARDGIGPEDLLRQPKAGGIFKITGLGVKGIPPYPFVG